One region of Pseudovibrio brasiliensis genomic DNA includes:
- a CDS encoding DUF4158 domain-containing protein has protein sequence MASINRTAYPVYQEKMGDEDLRDLSQLSTDDQEFLDCSASDDRQKLALAMFLKAFDYLGYFPPLESIPSIKRLHLIEQLFGQAPGKHLDSTMPATSLHRCKEKVRHHRAVQQFAPARAFVEDLTRTAAHTMSDPADLINVAIEGLRRENIELPAFSTLDRLTNHIRQQVHLELFAQITQDLSVEQVDNLNDLLVVPIDEHFTPFNKLKKNPGMPTLKNVRLWAEHLSYITSILNPAPFLQGVSHTKVRQFAAEVEALEVQDLLDIKLPNKRPAMLLCFLHHVQTRVRDELVEMFLRRVRRTVNAAKTRLKALQEEHRALEENLLQALGQILNVAGDESIAPVALGNEVMGIFQNRGGVDQLKQQYEATSAFHQNNYLPLLWDVHRRHRAILFNLLELLEIRTATQDRSRVMFMIRVIFSKRALGLL, from the coding sequence ATGGCGTCAATCAACCGTACTGCCTATCCGGTTTATCAAGAAAAGATGGGTGATGAAGATTTACGCGATCTATCCCAGCTCAGTACCGACGATCAGGAGTTCTTAGACTGCTCAGCAAGCGATGACAGGCAAAAGCTGGCGCTTGCAATGTTCCTTAAAGCTTTTGACTATCTGGGATACTTCCCACCCCTTGAGAGCATTCCTTCTATTAAAAGACTTCACCTTATTGAGCAGCTCTTCGGTCAAGCACCTGGGAAACACCTTGATAGCACGATGCCTGCCACATCACTCCATCGCTGCAAGGAAAAGGTGCGTCACCATCGCGCCGTCCAGCAATTTGCACCAGCTAGAGCTTTTGTCGAAGATCTCACCCGCACTGCTGCCCACACAATGAGTGACCCAGCTGATCTGATCAACGTGGCCATTGAAGGCTTACGACGGGAGAACATTGAGCTTCCAGCGTTCAGCACTCTTGATCGGCTCACCAATCACATACGCCAACAGGTACATCTGGAGCTATTTGCTCAGATCACCCAAGACTTGAGCGTCGAACAGGTCGATAATCTGAATGACCTGCTGGTTGTTCCGATTGATGAGCACTTCACACCATTCAACAAGTTAAAGAAAAATCCAGGTATGCCTACGCTCAAGAATGTGCGTCTTTGGGCAGAGCACTTAAGTTATATCACGTCGATCCTGAACCCGGCCCCGTTTCTTCAGGGTGTCTCGCATACAAAAGTTAGGCAGTTTGCTGCTGAGGTTGAAGCACTAGAGGTGCAAGACCTGCTGGATATCAAGTTGCCGAACAAGCGGCCAGCTATGTTGTTGTGCTTTCTGCACCATGTGCAAACTCGTGTACGTGATGAGTTGGTGGAGATGTTTCTGCGGCGGGTTAGGCGCACGGTAAATGCAGCAAAAACCCGGTTGAAAGCCCTGCAAGAGGAGCATCGCGCGCTTGAGGAAAATCTGCTGCAGGCATTAGGCCAGATTCTCAACGTTGCCGGAGATGAGAGCATAGCGCCCGTAGCTTTGGGCAACGAAGTCATGGGCATTTTTCAAAATCGAGGCGGGGTTGATCAGCTCAAGCAACAATATGAAGCGACCTCCGCATTTCACCAGAACAACTACCTGCCGCTGTTGTGGGACGTTCACCGCAGGCACCGAGCAATCCTGTTCAACTTACTCGAGCTCTTGGAAATCCGCACGGCTACGCAAGACCGTAGCCGGGTAATGTTCATG